A region from the Fibrobacter succinogenes genome encodes:
- a CDS encoding SIMPL domain-containing protein: MSRLKEAIVLAIAILGLGAFLYCAMMHTKDRERVVSVKGLSEREVKADFVIWPIVYKEVGNDLSAIYDAVQAKNATLAKFLQGNGIEKSEISWSSPEIEDVQGERYGDNRRPFRYIATVVTTVASKNVDRVREIMGKQGDLLKQGIAFSGDDYRYRKIYSFNALNEIKPAMIDEANKNARAAGEKFASDSDSKLGKIKTASQGQFSISDRDENTPYIKNVRVVTSVQYFLED, translated from the coding sequence ATGTCTAGATTAAAAGAAGCTATAGTGCTAGCAATTGCCATTCTCGGTCTTGGGGCGTTCCTCTATTGTGCCATGATGCATACGAAAGATCGTGAGCGAGTCGTGTCGGTCAAGGGCCTTTCTGAACGCGAGGTTAAGGCGGATTTTGTGATTTGGCCGATTGTATACAAAGAAGTTGGGAATGACCTTTCTGCGATTTATGATGCTGTGCAAGCCAAAAATGCGACGCTTGCGAAGTTTTTGCAAGGCAATGGAATCGAAAAATCTGAAATCAGTTGGTCTTCTCCGGAAATTGAAGATGTTCAGGGTGAACGTTATGGCGATAACAGACGTCCGTTCCGCTACATTGCAACCGTGGTAACAACTGTTGCTTCGAAGAATGTAGACCGCGTCCGTGAGATTATGGGCAAGCAGGGAGACCTTCTCAAGCAAGGCATTGCATTCTCTGGCGATGATTATCGTTACCGCAAAATTTATAGCTTTAACGCTTTGAACGAAATCAAGCCTGCGATGATTGACGAGGCGAACAAGAACGCTCGTGCTGCTGGTGAAAAATTTGCTTCGGATTCCGATAGTAAACTCGGAAAAATCAAGACGGCATCGCAGGGGCAATTCTCTATTAGCGATCGTGACGAAAATACGCCGTACATCAAGAATGTTCGCGTGGTTACGAGCGTTCAGTACTTCTTGGAAGACTAG
- a CDS encoding GTP-binding protein, which produces MKQPIRNIAILAHVDAGKTTLSERILFAAGEIHRPGRVEDGLATMDYMPEEKERGITIESGVAHFEWKNTWFNFIDTPGHVDFGAEVDMALTAVEGAVLVVSAASGVETQTVASFRKLRESRVRTILFVNKLDNPDYSLDETLINIEETLGVRPVLMSVPQFKNGKMCAMLDVLSQSRLVHSESGAEVLDDGWESDAGAAEERALLKKYYDEAVEFASNFDDEILSLALDNKPVPPKMLLRGLKALAASDEYVICYAGSALEGFGIRSLVTALSFFLPEVPMFDENELGQVVRLRHFRGVGEISLFRSHVDLLRRDWPAGFEFSRLKANMLLPVDEIRAGDIYAMVSPFETELGQVIYLDERGESAGRDAAGTSLRAEGEAISNAVGSAAPNGNAAPSISENYLPLLQTRVECVRTEDYAHVERSLSVLARMDPSFRVQKDDGGFWYLHTVGEVQLDVLLARLKREFGCEVRAGSPEVRWQERLCRAVGPAENTFQIGPHKMSISISASPLEGDAHDIRLSAEFMESAPREILAGVRSALLESTEVGVLGKGPLVGVRFEVHRFEWTEGALPPMIKKCCADAVAKLVKPADVQLYEPVMELSLECPVNFAGLVTGDIQAREGKVKEIEGDGKTHFLKADVPLRKIFGYATGVRSISKGTALYSMKLLGYRAATV; this is translated from the coding sequence ATGAAGCAGCCTATTCGAAATATTGCCATTTTGGCCCACGTTGATGCGGGCAAGACGACACTTTCTGAGAGAATCCTTTTTGCGGCGGGCGAGATTCACCGCCCTGGGCGCGTGGAAGATGGCTTAGCCACGATGGACTACATGCCTGAAGAAAAGGAACGCGGTATCACGATTGAAAGTGGCGTGGCGCATTTCGAGTGGAAAAATACTTGGTTCAATTTTATCGATACGCCGGGGCATGTCGACTTTGGTGCCGAGGTCGATATGGCGCTTACGGCTGTGGAAGGCGCTGTGCTTGTGGTGAGTGCTGCAAGCGGCGTCGAAACGCAGACGGTAGCTTCTTTCCGCAAGTTGCGTGAGTCCCGCGTGCGTACGATTTTGTTTGTAAACAAACTTGACAATCCCGATTATTCGCTGGACGAAACGCTCATCAACATTGAAGAAACGCTTGGCGTGCGTCCGGTGCTCATGTCTGTGCCGCAGTTTAAAAATGGCAAGATGTGCGCGATGCTTGATGTGCTGAGCCAGAGCCGCTTGGTGCATTCGGAGTCGGGTGCAGAAGTTCTCGATGACGGCTGGGAATCGGATGCGGGTGCGGCGGAAGAGCGTGCGCTTTTGAAAAAGTATTATGACGAGGCAGTGGAATTTGCAAGCAACTTTGACGATGAAATTTTATCGCTTGCGTTAGACAATAAGCCGGTTCCGCCGAAGATGCTTTTGCGCGGGCTCAAGGCTCTTGCGGCAAGTGATGAATATGTGATTTGCTATGCGGGCTCTGCGCTCGAAGGATTTGGCATTCGTAGCCTTGTGACGGCACTTTCGTTCTTTTTGCCGGAAGTCCCGATGTTTGACGAAAATGAATTAGGACAGGTGGTGCGCCTGAGGCATTTCCGTGGTGTGGGCGAGATTTCGCTGTTCCGCAGTCACGTGGATTTGTTGCGTCGCGATTGGCCGGCGGGTTTTGAATTTTCAAGGCTCAAGGCGAATATGCTTTTGCCTGTGGATGAAATCCGTGCAGGCGATATTTATGCGATGGTCTCGCCGTTTGAAACGGAACTCGGACAGGTGATTTATTTAGACGAGAGAGGCGAGAGTGCGGGGCGAGATGCGGCGGGAACGTCATTGCGAGCCGAAGGCGAAGCAATCTCTAACGCTGTTGGAAGTGCCGCGCCGAATGGGAATGCCGCGCCGTCGATCAGCGAAAATTATTTGCCACTTTTGCAGACGCGTGTGGAATGCGTACGGACGGAAGATTATGCCCATGTGGAACGCAGCCTCTCGGTGCTTGCACGAATGGATCCGAGTTTCCGTGTGCAAAAGGACGATGGCGGATTTTGGTATTTGCATACCGTGGGCGAGGTGCAGCTCGATGTTTTGCTTGCCCGCCTCAAGCGTGAATTTGGTTGCGAAGTGCGTGCCGGGAGCCCCGAAGTTCGTTGGCAAGAACGCTTGTGCCGTGCTGTAGGACCTGCTGAAAATACGTTCCAGATTGGGCCGCATAAAATGTCCATCAGCATTTCGGCATCTCCGCTAGAGGGTGATGCTCACGATATTCGTTTGTCTGCGGAGTTCATGGAAAGTGCTCCGCGTGAAATTTTGGCAGGTGTGCGCTCGGCGCTTTTGGAATCGACTGAAGTTGGCGTGCTCGGCAAGGGCCCGCTTGTGGGCGTGCGTTTTGAAGTCCATCGCTTTGAATGGACGGAAGGGGCGCTTCCGCCGATGATCAAGAAGTGCTGTGCGGATGCGGTGGCGAAGCTCGTGAAACCTGCGGACGTTCAGTTGTATGAACCTGTGATGGAACTTTCGCTCGAATGCCCGGTGAATTTCGCAGGCCTTGTGACGGGCGATATCCAAGCACGTGAAGGCAAGGTGAAAGAAATCGAAGGCGATGGCAAAACGCACTTCTTGAAAGCCGATGTACCTCTGCGAAAGATTTTCGGATATGCTACGGGTGTTCGCAGCATCAGCAAGGGCACCGCGCTTTATAGCATGAAACTGCTCGGGTATAGAGCGGCAACGGTTTAG